The following proteins are co-located in the Thermus thermophilus HB8 genome:
- a CDS encoding MogA/MoaB family molybdenum cofactor biosynthesis protein encodes MFRVGILTVSDKGFRGERQDTTHLAIREVLAGGPFEVAAYELVPDEPPMIKKVLRLWADREGLDLILTNGGTGLAPRDRTPEATRELLDREVPGLAELMRLVGLRKTPMAALSRGVAGVRGRTLILNLPGSPKGARESLEAVLPVLPHALSLVTGKPWKEGHHE; translated from the coding sequence ATGTTCCGCGTGGGCATCCTCACCGTATCCGACAAGGGTTTCCGCGGCGAGCGGCAGGACACCACCCACCTGGCCATCCGGGAGGTCCTGGCCGGGGGGCCCTTTGAGGTGGCGGCCTACGAGCTCGTGCCCGACGAGCCCCCCATGATCAAGAAGGTCCTCAGGCTCTGGGCGGACCGGGAGGGCCTGGACCTCATCCTCACCAACGGGGGGACGGGGCTCGCCCCCCGGGACCGGACCCCGGAGGCCACGCGGGAGCTTCTGGACCGGGAGGTCCCGGGCCTCGCCGAGCTCATGCGCCTCGTGGGGCTCAGGAAGACCCCCATGGCCGCCCTCTCCCGAGGAGTGGCGGGGGTCCGGGGAAGGACCCTGATCCTGAACCTCCCGGGAAGCCCCAAGGGGGCGAGGGAGTCCTTGGAGGCCGTGCTCCCCGTTTTGCCCCACGCCCTCTCCCTGGTGACGGGCAAGCCCTGGAAGGAGGGGCACCATGAGTAG